CGACGAAACCGGCCTGCTCGGCGTCCGCCGGACCGCGGAACCACACCTCCGCGACCACCCGATCGAAGTAGGGCGAATCGGCGGTGTGGTACTGCCGCGAGCCGAACTGCCCCTTGACCGTGTAGCTCTCGTCCGGCCTCGGTTGTTCCGGATACTTCTCGTCGGGGTACCACTCCTGCCGTTCGTTCCCGGCATCGGTGTCGGACTCGCCTGCCGTCGCGTCCGAGGACCTTCCCGGGGCCTGGTCACCGAGGACGTTTCCGCTCAGCACGGAGTGGGCACTGGTGGCGGAGCCACCGCGCCGGGTGTTGGCCCCCGGAACTCTTCTGGGAAGCCCTTCTGGGGTCTCGTCTACACCCGCGGCACCACCCGGCGCGGAGTCGGTGGGCCCGGCGGGAGTGGTCCCACCCGTGGTTTCCTCGGGATCCGGGGCGGAACCCGCACCGTCGGTCACCGGCGAGGACGAGCTGTCAGGCAGTTCGGCACCGCTGCGGTCGGGGTCGATGCCGGGCGTCACCATCGGCTCGAACAGCGAACGCAGCCTGCCGGTGAGTTCCCCCTCGGAGGACTCGCCGGAGCGCTCCCCCACCTGCTCACCGACTGCCGTCCCCTGGTGCTGCTCGCCCGGTTCCGAACCCGAACCGGGACGTTCGGAACCGCCGAACTCTCGCGTGGTCTCCGAGGCGACGTTGTCGGTGTCGTACATGTCGAACTCCGCGGCCGAGAACCACGTGCGGTCCCCGGCGGAACCGGAGAGTTCCGCACCGGAGCTCACCTCGGCGGGTGCGGTGGGCGTAGCGGACCACTCGGCGCCGCCCGGCGCGGGGGCCGACTCGGGGGGCTGTCTGCGCGGGTGTTCCTCGCGCAGCTCGCGTTCCCGCTCCAGTCGCAGCTCGGACTCGTCGAAGGAGGCGGTGTCGGCGCCGTGCGGTCTCTCCTGGACGGGCTCCCACTCGTCCGTCGGGGAGGTACGCGCGCCTTCCGGCCCGGGCGCGGCCGCGAAGACGGACCCGCCGAAGTCCTCGGAGGCGGCCTCCATCCAGCGCGCGCGCTGGCTCCCCAACGGCCGGGGCACGTGCTCGGTCGGCCATTCGGCGGCGCCCGATCCGGAGGGGGTGGTCGCGTCCGAGCCCTCGGGGCGATGCGCGGCGGCTTCGGTGCCGGATTCCGGGACACGGTCGTGCGGCGTCCCGTTCTCCGGAACCGGCTGGACCGCGGTGTCGCGGGTCGTCCCGGTGTCCCGGTCGAGCTCGGAATAACGGGGGAACTCGCTGTCCGGGACCGATTCGGAGTCCCACAGCGGGATGTCGCCTTCGGCGGACGAGCGGTCCCGCAACTCACGCAGCCGCTGGTGGGCGGGCCGCACGAACAGCAGCCAGGTGGCCGCCACACCTGCCGCGAACGCGGCCAGGCTCCACAGCCACACCTGGGTAAACAGCCACGTCACCGCTGCGGTCCTTTCTCTCGCGAAGTCAACCGGCGCCGAGTGCGACCACGACCGACACCGGCACCGTGACGAGCGACACGCCGGGGCATCTCATCGGGTGCGGGCCACGACGTAGTCGACCAACGCGAACAGCCCCTGTCGTGCCGGGCAGTCCGGCAGTCGGGCGAGCTCGACCCTCGCCTGTTCAGCGTAAGTATCGAGGGTTCGACGGGCACGAACCAGTCCGGACGAGTCGCGCAGCCGTCGCAACGCCTCCTGCACTTCGGCATCAGTCGTCAGTGATCCCGAAAGCAGCTCGCGTAACCGTGCGTCGGAGTCGGAAGCGGTCAACTCGTAGAGCATCGGCAGTGTACGAACTCCCTCGCGGAGATCGGTACCGGGCGTCTTGCCGGACTCGTCCGGCGGGGAGGCGATGTCGATGACGTCGTCCGAGATCTGGAAAGCGGTGCCGACGATCTTCCCCACCCGTTCCAGCACACCGATCTGCTCCTGCGGCGCGCCCGAGAACAAGGCACCGAACCGGCCGCAGGTGGCGATCAGCGATCCGGTCTTCTCGTCGATCACCTCGAGGTAGTGCGCCACGAGATCCTCACCGCCCTCTACGCCGACGGTCTCGCGCATCTGACCGGTCACCAGGGACTCGAAGGTACGAGCCAGCATGCGGACCGCATCGCTGCCCAGATCGGCCGCCAACTGGGACGCCTGCGCGAACAGGAAGTCGCCGGTGAGAATGGCGACCGAGTTGTCCCACCTGGCATTGGCGCTGCTCGCGCCCCGCCGCATGGTGGCCTCGTCCATCACGTCGTCGTGGTAGAGCGTGGCCAGGTGGACCATTTCGAGGATCACGGCCGCCTTGGTCACCTCTTCCCGCTCCGGCTCCCCGAACTCGGCGGCCAACAGCGTGAACAACGGCCGGAACCTCTTGCCACCCGCCTCGACCAGGTGCAGGGACGCGCGGGTGGCGAAGTCGAGATCGCTGTGCACCGCTTCGTGCAGCAGTCGTTCCACCCGCGTCATCCCGGCCCGCATCGATTCGGCGAGCCGCGGATCGGCAATGTCGAAACCACCGACCGCGGTGCCCGTGTCCCACGGCACACCGCCGGTCGGCTCACCAACTGGGCTGGTCACGTCACCGTCGCCTTCGTCTCCCCCGGAAATGCCCTGCGAGGGACACCTTACGACACGAAGCCACCGACACTCGCCCAGTCCAGCGCCAGCTGCGGTGCCAGCCCGAACAGCAACGTGACAACCACCCCGAGCGTGATGGCCGCGGTGGTGAAAGCCCCGGGCACGCTGACGGTGGGGCCGTCGGGTGCCGGATCGTTGAAGAACATCAGCACGATCAAGCGCAGGTACAGGAAGGCGGCCAGCGCGCTGGCCAACAGCGCTATGACCACCAATGGCCCCATACCCGCGGAGAACGCGGCGGAGAACACCACGAACTTGCCCATGAAACCGCTGGTCGCGGGAATACCGGCCAACGCGAGCAGCAGGAAGGTGAACACCGTGGCCAGCAGCGGGGAGCGCTTGGCCAGTCCCGCCCAGTCCGAGAGGTGAGTTGCCTCACCCTCCGAGGTGCGGACCAGGCCGATGATGCCGAACACGGCCAGCGTGGTGAACCCGTAGGCGAGCAGGTAGAACAACGTGGCGGACAGGCCGCGCTCGGTCAGCGTGATCGCCCCGACCATGAGAAATCCCGCATGCGCGATCGAGGAGTAGGCGATCATGCGTTTGACGTCCCGCTGCGTCAGACCGGACACCACTCCGATGACCATCGACAGCACCGCGACGGTCCACAGCACCCAGTGCCACTCCCAGCTGGAGGCGTCGAAGGCCACGTGCAGCAGGCGCAGCATCCCGCCGAAGGCGGCGACCTTGGTGCAGGCCGCCATGAAGCCGGTCACCGCGGTGGGCGCACCGTGGTAGACGTCCGGGGTCCAGAGGTGGAACGGCCCCACCGAGCCCTTGAACAACAGTCCCATGATCACCAGCCCGAGACCGGCGAACAGCAGTGTGTCCGAACGCAGGCTCCCCGCCGTGGCGTCGGCGATGTCGGAGAACTTCACCGAGCCCGCGTAGCCGTACAGCAGGGCCAGGCCGTACAGGAAGAACGCGGAGGCGAAGGCGCCCAGCAGGAAGTACTTGACCGCGGCTTCCTGCGAGAGCAGCCTGCGCCGCTTGGCCAGCCCGCACAGCAGGTAGAGCGGCAGGCTCAGCACTTCGAGCGCGACGAACATCGTCAGCAGATCGTTGGCCGCGCAGAACACCATCATCCCGCCGAGGGAGAACAGCGTGAGCGGGAAGACCTCGGTACGCATGCCGGCCACCGAGGCGGTGGCCCGGTTCATCACCTCGGCGGAGGCGGCTCCCGGCGCGTCGGCGGGGCGCCGGGACGCCTCGGGATTGGTCTCGGCGACGAACGCACCGCCGGGTTCGATCGAACGATCGGCGATCAGCAGGATCGCCCCCAGCGCCAGCGCCAGCAGCGTTCCCCACAGGAAGAGGGTCGCCGGTCCCACGGCGACCGTGTCCGACAGGGTGGTGCCGCCGGTGTTGATCTCCCTCGCGTGCCGGATCACCTGCGCACCCGCGAGGATCACCGCCAGCAGGCTCAGCACCACCTGCGCGAGCCAACGCTGCCGTCGGTGCACGAAGGCCTCGATCAGCACACCGAGACAAGCCGCGAGCAGCACGATCAACACGGGCGCGATGGCGGCGTAGTCGATCGGTGGCATGTCGGTGGTCTGCTGGGCCAGCAGTTCGGAATGCCGGTCCGGGGCACCGGTTCGCGCTACCACTCCCACTTTCAGTTACCTCCCTGAGAGGTCACGGGATCGGTGACGCCGACCTCGCTCATCGTTGCTTCCACCGAGGGGGTGATCACGTCCAGCACCGGGGCGGGGTACAGCCCCAGCAGGACGATCAGCACCACGAGCGGAGCCAGGACGCCGATCTCCCTGCCGTCGAGATCGCGGAGGGCGAGCCGACTGGCCCCGGATCCGGAGCCGCTGTCCACCGCGATCTCCGGATCGGTCGCGGCTCCCGGGCCACCGACCGAGTCGAGCAGCGCGGTTCCCGAGAGCGGCCCCTGCATCACCCGCTGGTAGAGACGGAGCACGTAGACCGCCGCCAGCACCATCCCGATGGTGGCGAGTATCGCGAACACCGGTCGGGTGGCGAAGGAACCGATCAGCACGAGGAACTCGCTGATGAACGAGTTGGTTCCCGGCAGCGACAACGTGCTCAGTCCCGCGATCAGCAGCATCCCGGCCAGCACCGGGGTCACACGCGCCATGCCGCCGTAGTCGGCGATCCTGCTGGAACCGCCGCGCGCGATGATCATTCCGATCACCAGCACCAGCATCCCGGTGGCGATGCTGTGGTTGACCATGTAGGAAGCCGCGCCAACCTGCGCCTGCGAGGTGAAAGCGAAGATCCCCAGCGCGATGAATCCGAAGTGGGCGATCGAGACGTAGGCGATGAACCGTTTGAGGTCGGTCTGGCCGAACGCCTGCAGCGAGCCGTAGAGCACGCCGATCACGCCCAGCGTGAGCACCAGCGGTGCCAGCATCTGGGACGCCTCGGGAGCCAGCGGCAGGCTGTAGCGCAGGAATCCGAAGGTCCCCACCTTGTCCAGTACTCCCACCACGATCACAGCAACGCCGATGGGGGCCTGCTCGGTGGCGTCGGGCAGCCAGGTGTGCAGCGGAACCAGTGGTGCCTTGATGGCGAACGCCGCGAAGAAACCGAGGAAGATCCACACCTGCACCGAGGTCGGCGCGTCGGCGAGCACTCCGCGCAGCGTGGCCCAGTCGAAGGTTCCCTGCCCGGTGACGCTCGCCGCGTAGGAGTAGGCCCCGATGGCCGAGGCCAGCATGATCAGTCCACCGAGGAAGGAGTACAGGAAGAACTTCACGGCCGCGTACTGCCGCCTGCTGCCGCCGTAGCCGCCGATCAGGAAGTACATCGGGATCAGCATGATCTCGAACAGCACGTAGAACACGAACAGGTCGGTGGTGGCGAACACCGCCACGGTCAGTGCCTGCTCGACGAGCAGCAACGCGAAGAAGCCACCCCGGCTGCGCTCGGCTGGGAGCCGTTCCCGCCAGCTGAATCCCAGCACCAGCGGCATCAGCAGCGCGATCACCGCGACCATGACGAGCGCGATGCCGTCCAGCCCGAACGAGAGGCTTATGCCGTACTGGGGGATCCACTCGACGGAGCCGTTCAGTTGCAGCCTGGCCCCGCCGGGCTGGTAGCTCAGCCAGGCCACCGCCGCGAGCACCAGTTCGACCAGCGAGAAGCCCAGGGCTACCGGTTTGGCCACGCGTTCGTTGCCGCGCAGCAGCGCCACGACGATCGCGCCGAGCAGCGGCAACAGAATCAGCGCGAGGAGCAGGTTCATCGCGTCTCCTCTTCTCCGGCTATTTCGCGGGAATTCGCACAGCGGGTCGTCATGGGGTTCCCACCGAGAGCAGGGCGGCCACCAGCAGGACGCCGCCGACCAACATGGACATCGCGTAGGACCGGACGAAGCCGGTCTGCCAACGCCGCAGCACCTGCGAGGCGGCGCCGAGGGTCGTGGCGACCCCGTTGACCGCGCCGTCGACACCGACCCGGTCGAACCGCGCCAGCCCGTCGGCCAGCCCCACGGTCGGACGCACCGCCACCGCGCGGTTCAACGCGTTGCCGTAGAGATCCGCACGGGCCGCGCGCACCAGCGGCGAGACCCGGGACGGTGCGGTTTCGGGAACGGGACGGCGCCCCACGGCCAGCCAGGCCACCAGCACACCGAGTGCGGAGAACCCGAGCGTGAACACCGGGATCACCGAGTGCGGCAGCACCGTGTGTCCCTCGTGGAGTTCACCGAGGGCGGGGCTCAGGAAGTGCACCAACCGCTCGCCGCTGGTGAACAGGAAACCCGCTGCCACCGAGCCGACGCCGAGCACGATCATGGGCCCGGTCATCACCGCCGGCGACTCGTGGGGGTGGAACTCACCGCCGTCGGAGGCCGTCCGGTGTTGCCAGCGCCGTTCACCGAAGAAGGTAAGCAGCATCAGGCGGGTCATGTAGAAGGCGGTGAGCCCGGCACCGAGTACCGCCGCACCGCCGAGCGCCCAGCCCTGCCAACCGGGCTCGCCGAAGGCCGCCGCGATGATGGCTTCCTTGGAGTAGTAGCCGGAGAGGAAGGGGAAACCGATCAGCGCGAGGTAGCCGACCGCGAAGGTGGCGAAGGTGATCGGCATGTAGCGGTAGAGCCCGCCGAACTTGCGCATGTCGACCTCGTCGCGCATGCCGTGCATCACCGAGCCCGCGCCGAGGAACAGTGCAGCCTTGAAGAAACCGTGCGTGAGCAGGTGCATGATTCCCAGCGCGTAGCCCGCCGGACCCAGTCCGACGGCGAGCATCATGTAGCCGATCTGGCTGACCGTGGAGTAGGCCAGCACCTTCTTGATGTCGTCGTAGGCGCAGCCGATCACGCAGCCGACCAGCAGGGTGACCGCTCCGACGATCGCGACCACCAGCTGACCGGTCTCGGTCATGGTGTAGAGCGGGTTGGCCCGCGCGATCAGGTAAACCCCCGCGGTGACCATGGTGGCCGCGTGGATCAGCGCCGAGACCGGTGTGGGGCCCTCCATCGCGTCGGGCAACCACGCCTGCAGCGGCACCTGGCCGGACTTGCCGCAGGCTCCCAGCAGCAGCAACAACGAGATGGCCAGCACCGTTCCAGTCGAGAGTTCCCCGGCGCGGGCGAACACCTCGGAGTACTGGGTGGTGCCGAGCCTGGCGTACAGCAGGAAGATCGCCAGTGCCAGTCCGACGTCGCCGACCCGGTTCATCACGAAGGCCTTGGTGGCCGCCCCCGCGGCGCTGGGACGCTGCTGCCAGAAACCGATGAGCAGGTAGGAGGCCAACCCGACGCCCTCCCAGCCGAGGTAGAGGGTCACGAAGCTGTTGCCGAGCACCAGGATCAGCATCGCCGCCACGAACAGGTTCAGGTACCCGAAGAAGCGGCGCCGCTCGGTGTTGCCCCGCCCGACGCGTCCCTGCTGGTCGTGGGCCATGTAGCCGATCGAGTAGATGTGGATCAGCGCGCCGACCCCGGTGATCAGCAGTACGAAGACCAGCGACAGCGGGTCGATGCGCAGCCCGAAGTCGACCTGCAGGGAGTTGACGGGGATCCAGGAGAACAGGTGCAGCGAACGCGCGGCCTGTTCCGCTCCTCCCACGGAGGTGAACAGTGCCAGGGCGTAGCCGAAGGAGGCGATCACCGTGGCGCAGCCCAGCAGGTGTCCCCACCCGTTGGCGCGCCTGCCCGCCAACAGCAGCACCGCGGCACCGAGCAACGGAATCGCGATGATCAGCCACGCATTGTTCTGAATCGCTCCCTGAGCGGCCTGTACCGGCTCCGGAGCGGCCAGCATGGAGGTTGTCACGCCGTCTTCCAATCCGTTCCGTTGGTCCATTCGCTGTGCGTTTCGTTCCGTCGGGCTAGTACTTCAGGAGGTTGGCGTCGTCGACGGAGGCCGATCGGCGGGTGCGGTAGACGGACATGATGATGGCCAGCCCGACCACGACCTCGGCCGCGGCGACGACCATCACGAAGAAGGCCATGGCCTGCCCGTCGATCGATCCCTCGATACGCGCGAACGTCACCAGCGAAAGGTTGACCGCGTTGAGCATCAGCTCCACGCACATGAACAGCACGATCGCGTTGCGGCGTATGAGCACGCCGACCGTGCCGATGGTGAACAGCAGCGCCGAAAGCAGCAGATAGTAGGTGGGGGTCACTTCCTGACCTCCTCGGGGGAACTCGAACCGGCGTCCGGGTGCGCGGTGTCGTCCGGGGACTGCGCGTCGTCCGGGGACCGCGGGTCGTTCCGGGACCCCGTGGAACCGTTGCTCCCGGTGTGACCGCCGGAGCCGTTCTTGCCGCCACCCTCGCCCGGCGTGCCGTCACCGGAACCGCCGTCGGGGGTCTCCTCCCCGCTCGAGTCCGAAGTGGACTCCGGCGTGCTCCGGCCGGTCCCGTGCTCCCGGTGGCCGGTTCCGGTCAGCGCGTGCGCGTCGGGCGGCGGGGCACTGCCGGAGACCGCGTCCCGGTCGGGGCGCAGCCGTTCCACGGGAGTGTTGTCCAGGATCTCGGACAGCGAGTCCTCCGCGACGGAGCCGTCCGGCAGCAGTGCCGGGGTGGCGACCGAGTTGGCCGTGGCGTAGACACCGGGTCCCGGCAGCGGGGACGGTCTGGCGTACCTCCCCTGGAACCTGGCCTCCACGGTTTCCCGCTGCGTCATGCGCGGCTTGCGGCCCTTGCCGCCGTAGGCCAGCACCATCGCCCCGATCGAGGCGGTTATCAGCAGCGCCGAGGTGAGCTCGAACGGGAACAGGTAGTCGGTGAAGATCACCTGCCCCAGGCCGCCGGCGGCCCCGCCGCCGGGTGACCACGGGTTCAGCGGCGCGGCGGGCACCACCGCGTCGAGCGAACGCGCCAGCCCGGCCACCAGCAGCACGGCCAGCGCCACCCCGAGCACACCCGCTGCCAGCCGCTGGCCGCGCAGCACCTCGACCACGGAGTCGGACGCGTCCCTGCCGACCATCATGAGCACGAACAGGAACAGCATCATGATCGCGCCGGTGTAGACGATGATCTGGGTGAAACCGAGGAACTGCGCGCTCTGGGCCATGTACAGCACCCCGAGGCTGAGCATGGTGAGCACCAGCCACAGCGCCGAGTGCACCGCGCTGCGCGCGAAAACCATCCCGAGCGCGCCCAGCAGTGCCAGCGGCCCGAGAATCCAGAACACCACCGTCTCTCCGGTGCCCACGACGCCCTGCTGCGCGGTCTGCGCGAGCGGCGTCCGCACGAGCACCTCGGTGGTAGCCGTCATGGTCATCACCGAACGGCCTCCTCGCCACCGGTCTCGACCGTGGTGCCGTCGGGTACTCCCTGCCCGCGGGCGAGTTCCGGTCCGTTGACGTAGTAGTCCTGCTCGTCCTCACCCAGCCGCATGTCGTGCGGGGGCTGTTCCATACCGGGCAGCAGCGGCGCGAGCAGGTCCTCCTTGGTGTAGATCAGGTTCTGCCTGTTGTCGTCGGCCGTCTCGTACTCGTTGGTCATCGTCAGCGCCCGTGTCGGGCACGCCTCGATGCACAACCCGCAGCCGATGCAGCGCAGGTAGTTGATCTGGTAGTCGAAGCCGTAGCGCTCACCGGGCGAGTACCGTTCGTCGTCGGTGTTGGTCCCGCCTTCCACGAAGATCGCGTCGGCTGGACACGCCCACGCGCACAGCTCGCACCCGACGCATTTCTCCAACCCGTCCGGATGCCGGTTCAACTGGTGCTTGCCGTGGAACCGGGGAGCCGGGATCTTCTTGACCTCGGGGTACTCCTCGGTCAGCACCGTTTTGAACATCTTGGACAGGGTGACGCCGAAGCCCTTCAGGGGATCAGTCATTCCCATCGGGTGCCTCCTTCGTTGAGCTGGTGGGCTCTTGCCCGGCTTCCGGCAGCCGGGATCGCGTACCCGTGGTGGCCGAAACCCTGGTCTCCCTGGGGGTTTCGGGGACCTTGAGGTCGAGTGGCGGCACGGGGTAGCCGCCGCCGGACAGCGGTGCCCGCGGTTCCTCCTGCTCCTCCTCCGGCGGTTTCCGGTCCGGTACGAGGAAGGCCACGATCAGCAGCAGCACCACGATGCCGCCACCGATGAACAGGAACTGCTGCGAGCCGAGCAGGTCGGCGTTGCGTATGCCCCGGATGGCGGTGACCGCGCAGATCCAGACCAGGCTGAGCGGCACCAGTATCTTCCAACCGAGGTTCATGAACTGGTCGTAGCGCAGCCTCGGCAGCGTGGCGCGCAGCCAGACGAACACGAACAGGAAGGCCAAGGTCTTGCCCAGGAACCACAGCACCGGCCACCAGCCGGTGTTGAGGACGCCGTCGCCGATCAGGTACAGCGGCCAGGGAGCGTGCCAGCCGCCGAGGAACAGC
This portion of the Actinopolyspora lacussalsi genome encodes:
- a CDS encoding NADH-quinone oxidoreductase subunit I (product_source=KO:K00338; cath_funfam=3.30.70.20; cog=COG1143; ko=KO:K00338; pfam=PF12838; superfamily=54862; tigrfam=TIGR01971) — its product is MTDPLKGFGVTLSKMFKTVLTEEYPEVKKIPAPRFHGKHQLNRHPDGLEKCVGCELCAWACPADAIFVEGGTNTDDERYSPGERYGFDYQINYLRCIGCGLCIEACPTRALTMTNEYETADDNRQNLIYTKEDLLAPLLPGMEQPPHDMRLGEDEQDYYVNGPELARGQGVPDGTTVETGGEEAVR
- a CDS encoding NADH-quinone oxidoreductase subunit J (product_source=KO:K00339; cog=COG0839; ko=KO:K00339; pfam=PF00499; transmembrane_helix_parts=Outside_1_28,TMhelix_29_48,Inside_49_54,TMhelix_55_72,Outside_73_75,TMhelix_76_98,Inside_99_117,TMhelix_118_136,Outside_137_174,TMhelix_175_194,Inside_195_368) produces the protein MTMTATTEVLVRTPLAQTAQQGVVGTGETVVFWILGPLALLGALGMVFARSAVHSALWLVLTMLSLGVLYMAQSAQFLGFTQIIVYTGAIMMLFLFVLMMVGRDASDSVVEVLRGQRLAAGVLGVALAVLLVAGLARSLDAVVPAAPLNPWSPGGGAAGGLGQVIFTDYLFPFELTSALLITASIGAMVLAYGGKGRKPRMTQRETVEARFQGRYARPSPLPGPGVYATANSVATPALLPDGSVAEDSLSEILDNTPVERLRPDRDAVSGSAPPPDAHALTGTGHREHGTGRSTPESTSDSSGEETPDGGSGDGTPGEGGGKNGSGGHTGSNGSTGSRNDPRSPDDAQSPDDTAHPDAGSSSPEEVRK